In Kitasatospora sp. NA04385, a single genomic region encodes these proteins:
- the cas7u gene encoding type I-U CRISPR-associated RAMP protein Csb1/Cas7u, translating to MEALYERLAEAASGLSADGAIRVVAQYEPVAGVGAPVAPPTVKVKEGDGPGQLFEDRWVGGNRTRVVLLDQRQSQANRCETALLEAADLGDVVLPHLALHVTAEGRALRMTNLEAPHRSRDAYFRDALDESGAKFDDTVAGRALRDTGTGDVRAFLERAPSDLVFGLWDSHRKRRVQLKVPRTYTSEMVGLDPLSGKRAAGRFDKWNFPGDNVELTADGWRPVDGAGKKSGKGKTLKASAVGHGMIPPVEGMGGVTVQSIERNATLATAGLRALRFGDAPKEYVRAARALLAALALVGDRLAFAAPAVRLRSGCDLLLVSERIEWVGRGREGVAVTEPLELETAGQALELFEFARSRAEEAGLVWSKEPVRLRPNAQVQQAIERSFRLEGIGEAEGE from the coding sequence ATGGAAGCGTTGTACGAGCGGTTGGCTGAGGCGGCGAGCGGGCTGTCGGCAGATGGCGCGATCCGGGTCGTGGCCCAGTACGAGCCGGTGGCCGGCGTGGGGGCGCCGGTGGCGCCGCCGACTGTGAAGGTCAAGGAGGGCGACGGTCCGGGCCAGTTGTTCGAGGACCGGTGGGTCGGCGGGAACCGCACGAGGGTGGTGCTGCTGGACCAGCGGCAGTCGCAGGCGAACCGCTGTGAGACGGCCCTGTTGGAGGCCGCCGATCTGGGGGATGTGGTGCTGCCGCACCTGGCGCTGCACGTGACCGCGGAAGGCCGGGCGCTGCGGATGACGAACCTGGAGGCCCCGCACCGTTCCCGCGACGCCTACTTCCGGGACGCGCTGGACGAGTCCGGAGCGAAGTTCGACGACACGGTTGCGGGGCGAGCGCTGCGCGACACGGGAACCGGTGACGTGCGTGCCTTTCTGGAGCGGGCCCCGTCGGACCTGGTGTTCGGGCTGTGGGACTCGCACCGCAAGCGCCGCGTGCAGTTGAAGGTGCCGCGCACCTACACCTCGGAGATGGTGGGTCTGGACCCGCTGTCCGGGAAGCGGGCGGCGGGGCGCTTCGACAAGTGGAACTTCCCCGGTGACAACGTGGAGTTGACCGCCGACGGCTGGCGGCCGGTCGACGGCGCGGGCAAGAAGAGCGGCAAGGGGAAGACGCTCAAGGCGTCGGCGGTTGGGCACGGCATGATCCCGCCGGTCGAAGGCATGGGCGGGGTGACGGTGCAGTCGATCGAACGCAACGCGACGCTGGCCACGGCGGGCCTGCGGGCGCTGCGCTTCGGAGACGCGCCGAAGGAGTACGTGCGGGCAGCGAGGGCCTTGCTGGCGGCGCTCGCACTCGTGGGGGACCGGCTGGCGTTCGCAGCGCCGGCGGTGCGGCTGCGGTCGGGCTGCGACCTGCTGCTGGTGTCGGAGCGCATCGAGTGGGTCGGGCGCGGGCGTGAGGGCGTGGCGGTGACGGAGCCGCTGGAGCTGGAGACGGCAGGGCAGGCTCTGGAGCTGTTCGAGTTCGCGCGCTCGCGGGCCGAGGAGGCGGGCCTTGTGTGGTCGAAGGAGCCGGTGCGGCTGCGGCCGAACGCGCAGGTGCAGCAGGCCATCGAGCGCTCCTTCCGCCTGGAGGGCATCGGCGAGGCGGAAGGCGAGTAG